From a region of the Hymenobacter jejuensis genome:
- a CDS encoding hydroxymethylglutaryl-CoA lyase, whose amino-acid sequence MKLIECPRDAMQGLPEFIPTATKTAYLNQLLQVGFDTLDFGSFVSPKAIPQLRDTAEVLAGLDLSTTRTKLLAIVANLRGAETAASFPEISYLGFPLSVSETFQLRNTNKTIAEALTELAHMQDLCEKNDKTLVTYLSMGFGNPYGDPWGPETVAEFTQNLADMGVRVVALSDTVGVSSPDTIAPLFSQLIPEFPTIEFGAHLHTTPTTWQEKVEAAYLAGCRRFDGAIGGIGGCPMAADQLTGNMPTENMVAFFSSHHVDLGLDLEAFAAAQSYAQSVFN is encoded by the coding sequence ATGAAACTCATCGAATGCCCCCGCGATGCCATGCAGGGCTTACCCGAGTTTATCCCGACTGCTACTAAAACCGCTTACCTGAACCAATTGCTGCAAGTCGGCTTCGATACCCTCGATTTCGGCAGCTTCGTGTCGCCCAAAGCCATTCCGCAGCTTCGCGATACGGCCGAAGTGCTGGCCGGCCTAGACCTGAGCACTACCCGCACCAAACTGCTGGCCATAGTGGCCAACCTGCGCGGTGCTGAAACGGCCGCTTCTTTCCCTGAAATCAGCTATTTAGGCTTCCCACTGTCGGTTTCAGAGACGTTCCAGCTGCGTAACACCAACAAGACGATTGCGGAGGCGCTTACCGAGCTGGCGCACATGCAGGACCTCTGCGAAAAAAACGATAAAACGCTCGTTACCTACCTTTCCATGGGCTTTGGTAATCCTTACGGTGATCCGTGGGGACCCGAAACGGTTGCTGAGTTTACGCAAAACCTCGCCGACATGGGCGTGCGCGTTGTGGCCTTATCCGATACCGTTGGCGTTTCGTCGCCGGACACAATCGCGCCGTTGTTCAGCCAACTCATCCCTGAGTTTCCGACCATCGAATTCGGAGCGCACCTGCACACGACCCCGACTACGTGGCAAGAAAAGGTCGAAGCCGCGTATCTGGCCGGTTGTCGCCGTTTCGACGGGGCCATTGGCGGCATCGGTGGCTGCCCCATGGCCGCCGACCAACTGACCGGCAACATGCCCACCGAAAATATGGTGGCTTTTTTCAGCAGCCATCACGTAGATTTGGGGCTAGACCTGGAGGCTTTCGCCGCCGCCCAGTCTTACGCCCAATCTGTTTTTAACTAG
- a CDS encoding M23 family metallopeptidase yields MIFGFRSYASGLLLLLLLTACGKQQTLQGIFQKATPHEAYARRLRQTGLDQTALGHDWLTAADRALRDSLVVTLPFQETGYFRADRATAASYRYAVREGETVRITLALGAGTDARVFLDAFELRPDRPAPKLLASADTTALSFSYVVEDDRQHLLRVQPELLRSGRYTLRIQREPSLGFPVRGKSDVAVGSFWGADRDRGARRHEGIDIFAKRGTPAVAAAPGLITRVDVTPLGGNVVWLADTQHGQHLYYAHLDKQLVQPGQMVRIGDTLGLVGNTGNARTTTPHLHFGIYRGGRGAVDPFPFVRHADATPPAPRTNPERLGQWVRVRDKSAELRRTPSPRTGTVTALARNTPLMVVGSQTDWYRVQRPDGTMGYVLAKSVVAAADPLRRESLAAATDLYSQPSADAASLDTLPAQTRVAVLGEFRGFRLVQSPRGEIGWLLAKPAPHS; encoded by the coding sequence ATGATTTTTGGTTTTCGTTCCTACGCCTCGGGGCTACTCCTGCTACTTCTTCTCACGGCTTGCGGCAAGCAACAAACGCTGCAAGGCATCTTTCAAAAAGCGACGCCGCACGAGGCCTACGCCCGCCGCCTGCGGCAAACGGGCCTCGACCAAACGGCCCTGGGCCACGACTGGCTCACGGCCGCTGACCGCGCGTTGCGTGACTCGCTGGTGGTTACGCTCCCCTTTCAGGAAACCGGGTATTTCCGCGCCGATCGGGCCACGGCTGCCTCCTATCGCTATGCCGTGCGCGAGGGCGAAACTGTGCGCATCACGCTGGCGCTGGGTGCTGGCACCGATGCCCGCGTGTTTCTGGATGCCTTTGAGCTGCGGCCCGACCGCCCGGCGCCCAAGCTGCTGGCTTCGGCCGACACTACGGCCCTGTCGTTCAGCTATGTAGTGGAGGACGACCGGCAGCATTTGCTACGGGTTCAGCCCGAATTACTGCGCTCGGGGCGCTACACCCTCCGCATTCAGCGCGAGCCGTCCTTGGGTTTTCCGGTGCGAGGCAAAAGCGACGTTGCGGTGGGTAGTTTCTGGGGCGCCGACCGCGACCGGGGCGCTCGTCGCCACGAAGGCATCGACATATTTGCCAAGCGCGGCACCCCCGCCGTAGCTGCCGCACCGGGCCTGATCACGCGCGTGGACGTGACGCCGCTCGGCGGCAACGTGGTGTGGCTGGCTGATACCCAACACGGGCAACACCTTTACTACGCCCACCTCGACAAGCAGCTTGTGCAGCCCGGCCAAATGGTACGCATCGGCGACACGCTGGGGCTAGTCGGCAACACGGGCAATGCCCGCACCACTACGCCGCACCTGCACTTTGGCATTTACCGCGGCGGGCGCGGCGCCGTCGATCCGTTTCCGTTTGTACGCCACGCCGATGCCACGCCACCGGCACCACGCACCAACCCCGAGCGGCTGGGCCAGTGGGTGCGCGTGCGCGACAAAAGCGCCGAGCTTCGTCGGACCCCTTCTCCTCGAACTGGCACCGTAACGGCGCTGGCCCGCAATACGCCCCTGATGGTAGTAGGCAGCCAAACCGACTGGTACCGCGTGCAGCGCCCCGACGGCACGATGGGCTACGTATTGGCGAAATCGGTGGTCGCGGCTGCCGACCCATTGCGCCGCGAATCGCTGGCTGCTGCTACGGATTTGTACAGCCAGCCCTCCGCCGACGCAGCCTCACTGGATACGCTGCCGGCCCAGACGCGGGTGGCCGTGCTGGGCGAGTTTCGCGGGTTTCGGCTGGTGCAAAGTCCTAGAGGAGAGATAGGTTGGCTGCTTGCCAAGCCCGCCCCGCATTCGTAG